The following are encoded together in the Capsulimonas corticalis genome:
- a CDS encoding lipase family alpha/beta hydrolase: protein MTYLLLKFNAILWALILFSALITPLHAAPYATPDAPVASSIKKPSVTLVSSRMSGGHTLTLAVTASFPNFQLGDQRQIRFAFELNGTTFDYKTAPQLTIINLTGFDGVTVRKIIRIDLTNWDGKGSRVNRFEENIHTFVIFEAFTTSGGQKYSSGVTESQLVIPLPVVHIHGMCTDLDPDRVPHKLFDSLKQRFPSYKEDDGHSGDFFAHNMLTTNEYPTLVSFDYPSFKEPISYDGQSFGNWIQTELLPRTYAAKVNIVAHSMGGIIARDMITQFSGRFVNRLILVGSPSEGATAIAALRGSNWLPTQIIADTLIPNVHRTFLASIRRCMLEGDDENAREMCPTFPWYSNYPLGDRTIPSDYRNFFLEYLNAYGLDPGVYYYTIVASDGAAIPHLHQTTLDGLWGPKETFILQMGVPGLTGLASELGPGDGCVPLRSQLASDTNWPRGSGPGQLNNYDDVGSVYHTAYFNDARTNQDIGNIVGQGL from the coding sequence ATGACCTACCTATTACTGAAGTTTAACGCCATTTTGTGGGCGCTCATTCTCTTTAGTGCTTTAATTACGCCCCTTCACGCCGCCCCATATGCGACGCCAGACGCTCCAGTAGCGTCTTCGATTAAAAAGCCCAGTGTCACGCTCGTCTCATCGAGAATGTCCGGTGGACACACACTTACACTGGCAGTCACCGCCAGCTTTCCAAACTTCCAGCTTGGGGACCAACGCCAGATTAGGTTCGCGTTCGAGCTCAATGGGACGACCTTTGACTACAAAACTGCTCCACAACTGACGATTATCAACCTCACAGGCTTTGACGGCGTGACCGTTCGAAAGATCATCCGTATTGACTTGACCAACTGGGACGGAAAGGGAAGTCGGGTGAACCGCTTTGAGGAGAATATTCACACCTTTGTGATCTTCGAGGCGTTCACGACATCGGGCGGCCAGAAATACTCTTCGGGCGTCACTGAAAGCCAACTCGTAATACCACTGCCAGTCGTACACATTCACGGCATGTGTACCGATCTTGACCCGGACCGCGTCCCTCACAAGCTGTTCGATTCGCTGAAACAGCGGTTCCCCAGCTATAAGGAGGACGATGGCCACAGCGGCGACTTTTTTGCGCACAATATGCTTACGACCAACGAGTATCCGACGCTTGTATCTTTCGATTACCCCTCGTTTAAAGAGCCGATCTCGTACGACGGCCAATCGTTCGGCAACTGGATTCAGACGGAATTGCTGCCTCGAACGTACGCCGCAAAAGTAAACATCGTGGCCCATAGCATGGGGGGCATCATTGCGCGCGACATGATCACCCAGTTTAGTGGCCGGTTCGTCAACCGCCTGATTCTTGTCGGTTCGCCCTCAGAGGGAGCCACGGCGATCGCGGCGCTTCGCGGGAGCAATTGGCTGCCTACTCAAATCATTGCAGACACGTTAATCCCCAACGTTCATCGGACTTTTCTCGCGAGTATCCGACGCTGCATGTTGGAAGGGGATGACGAGAACGCCCGCGAGATGTGTCCCACGTTTCCATGGTACTCGAATTATCCGCTCGGGGACCGCACCATACCGTCTGATTATCGGAACTTCTTCCTTGAGTATCTCAACGCGTACGGACTGGACCCGGGAGTCTACTATTACACGATAGTCGCCAGTGATGGCGCGGCGATCCCGCACTTGCACCAGACAACCTTAGATGGTCTGTGGGGGCCCAAAGAAACGTTTATCCTGCAGATGGGCGTCCCCGGTCTCACTGGATTAGCGTCCGAACTCGGCCCAGGCGACGGATGCGTGCCGCTCCGCAGCCAGCTTGCATCAGATACCAATTGGCCGCGCGGCAGCGGTCCGGGGCAGTTGAACAATTACGATGATGTCGGCTCCGTGTATCACACGGCCTACTTCAATGACGCACGGACCAACCAGGACATAGGCAACATTGTGGGACAGGGTCTTTGA
- a CDS encoding DUF932 domain-containing protein, with amino-acid sequence MKQGRTLPDLAEELRRQADAKRDILAPAEQIRLTTDGTTRLSLFGSNTEAERYEVSDLAHGQIADYAGIPKLFYDRLRADGDMRSLLHVARDWEMFEDTPLFDVLVSHLLKKKSGERRLVRTLDGKARAFLSDSYCVDLDNFDIFRMAAAAIERAGLGPEHVVSCEVTEKRLYLKVVSPKLEAAVRPENLHAGSGMLREPQVVQAGFVLSNSETGQGALSVRQVVYKLLCTNLWIQEETTRQRHVGRALQSDDAGGIYRDDTRLADAQARLLRIRDHVAEALDEARFRSLVARMQETAGIRIEGGVETVVESASQRLGLSATEKDRVLAHLIEGVDLSLWGLSNAVTAAAQEAASYDRATEIEAIGGRFFSMSDAQLRDLALGRP; translated from the coding sequence ATGAAACAAGGACGCACCCTGCCGGACCTTGCCGAGGAGCTGAGGCGGCAGGCGGACGCGAAGCGGGACATCCTCGCGCCGGCGGAGCAGATCCGCCTGACGACGGACGGAACGACGCGCCTGTCGCTCTTCGGGAGCAACACTGAGGCGGAAAGATACGAGGTCAGCGACTTGGCCCACGGGCAGATCGCCGATTATGCCGGCATCCCCAAGCTCTTCTACGACCGCCTGCGCGCAGACGGCGACATGCGGTCGCTGCTGCACGTGGCTCGTGACTGGGAGATGTTCGAGGACACGCCGCTCTTCGACGTGCTGGTAAGCCACCTGCTGAAGAAGAAATCGGGGGAACGGCGGCTGGTGCGAACGCTGGACGGGAAGGCCCGCGCCTTCCTGTCGGACAGCTACTGCGTCGACCTCGATAACTTCGACATCTTCAGGATGGCGGCCGCCGCGATCGAGCGGGCGGGCCTGGGGCCGGAGCACGTCGTCTCCTGCGAGGTCACGGAGAAGCGCCTGTACCTGAAGGTGGTGAGCCCGAAGCTGGAGGCGGCGGTGCGGCCGGAGAACCTGCACGCAGGGAGCGGCATGCTCCGGGAGCCGCAGGTGGTGCAAGCGGGGTTCGTGCTCTCGAACTCGGAGACGGGCCAGGGAGCGCTGTCGGTACGGCAGGTGGTGTACAAGCTTCTCTGCACGAACCTGTGGATCCAGGAGGAGACGACCCGCCAGCGGCACGTCGGGCGCGCCCTCCAGTCGGACGACGCAGGAGGGATCTACCGGGACGACACTCGTCTCGCGGACGCGCAGGCAAGGCTGCTGAGGATCCGGGACCATGTCGCCGAGGCGCTGGACGAGGCGCGCTTCCGGTCGCTGGTCGCCCGGATGCAGGAGACGGCGGGCATCCGGATCGAGGGAGGCGTGGAGACGGTCGTCGAAAGCGCCTCGCAGCGCCTTGGCCTCAGCGCCACGGAGAAGGACCGGGTGCTGGCCCACCTAATCGAGGGGGTCGACCTTTCGCTCTGGGGACTGAGCAACGCCGTCACGGCGGCGGCCCAGGAGGCGGCGAGCTACGACCGCGCCACGGAGATCGAGGCGATCGGCGGACGCTTCTTCTCGATGTCCGACGCGCAGTTGCGGGATCTTGCCCTCGGGCGACCGTAG
- a CDS encoding DUF1559 domain-containing protein: protein MPSRANSAQGFTLIELLVVIAIVVIIAAVIFPAFAHAREKARSAACLSNMRQVATAIIEYSDDFDGRCPLYYAGVNVTPGSRSPGVHGDTGFPDMYWTELVSPYVQRQDSHDFNSASRVFVCPSAPYDAPTIRAHGISNVSSYGLSDNWADWYCPDDCNNGTGQSHSFAEAVAPSGTILLAETLIDNDQAYPGLSLALTPVDGGDAGYLFSACDLRAQPAFSPARMLNNLSWRHTERKPAWCVPPSGFARVNVAFADGHVASRSSAQLLDFREWSVLQGAGDVGCRTSTKGGYGCWYP from the coding sequence ATGCCAAGTCGTGCCAATAGTGCTCAGGGGTTCACATTAATCGAGTTGCTCGTTGTCATCGCAATCGTCGTGATAATTGCGGCGGTCATATTTCCCGCGTTTGCTCATGCTCGGGAAAAGGCGCGGAGCGCCGCCTGTCTCTCCAATATGCGTCAGGTCGCCACCGCCATAATCGAGTACTCGGATGACTTCGACGGGCGATGTCCGTTGTACTATGCGGGGGTGAACGTCACGCCTGGAAGCCGCAGCCCAGGAGTACACGGTGACACCGGCTTCCCAGACATGTACTGGACCGAGCTTGTATCCCCTTACGTGCAGCGCCAAGACTCCCATGACTTCAACTCCGCCTCCAGGGTGTTCGTGTGCCCATCGGCTCCCTACGATGCGCCGACGATCAGAGCCCACGGCATATCAAACGTCTCTTCTTACGGGCTTTCCGACAACTGGGCCGACTGGTATTGCCCGGACGACTGCAACAACGGAACCGGCCAGTCGCACTCGTTTGCCGAAGCTGTTGCTCCTTCCGGCACGATACTGCTCGCTGAAACGTTAATCGATAACGACCAGGCGTACCCGGGCTTGAGCTTGGCACTGACGCCGGTTGACGGGGGAGACGCGGGCTATTTGTTCTCTGCCTGCGACCTTCGCGCGCAACCGGCGTTCAGCCCCGCGCGCATGCTGAATAATCTGTCATGGCGGCATACGGAGCGAAAGCCTGCCTGGTGCGTCCCACCGTCTGGATTCGCTCGCGTGAACGTCGCCTTCGCGGATGGGCACGTCGCCAGCCGCTCATCCGCCCAACTGCTGGACTTCAGGGAGTGGTCAGTATTACAAGGGGCGGGGGACGTCGGATGCAGAACGAGCACGAAGGGCGGTTACGGCTGTTGGTACCCGTAG
- a CDS encoding LuxR C-terminal-related transcriptional regulator translates to MESEIARIPSSEPFQLYQSLHEASAQMLPTDAFYICLYAAHEQRLFFPYNFDGQLYDGPVNIPLGNGPTSWVVRNREPFVLECDDRRVQDGGVSFGDSERCSQSAIHVPIMRWSGDSLYGVLSAQSYTPGVYGAFAVAYLQWLADRAGAAMDRTHNESDLRRQLAASEDLAADRWRQAIDMSDSFVCTLREIGAQAEMVRSLSSDAAEPLKRAAQKLAQCCYRAQTEASMFPLTGKSSSSSAQSLEASAIGSLTEREREVLGLLALGRTNRQIADELYVSADAVKFHCRNIFQKLNITSRHQTASIVAKLNARSPR, encoded by the coding sequence TTGGAGTCGGAAATCGCCCGCATTCCGTCCAGCGAACCGTTTCAACTCTACCAATCGCTGCACGAAGCATCCGCCCAGATGCTCCCCACCGATGCGTTTTACATTTGCCTCTACGCTGCCCATGAACAGCGACTGTTCTTCCCCTATAACTTCGACGGCCAGCTCTACGACGGCCCTGTGAACATTCCCCTCGGTAATGGCCCCACGTCGTGGGTGGTCCGCAACCGTGAACCGTTCGTCCTTGAATGTGATGATCGCAGAGTCCAAGACGGCGGGGTCAGCTTCGGAGATTCCGAGCGCTGCTCACAGTCCGCCATCCACGTCCCGATCATGCGCTGGTCAGGTGACTCCCTATACGGCGTGCTGTCGGCGCAATCGTACACGCCGGGCGTGTACGGCGCGTTTGCGGTCGCATACCTCCAGTGGCTGGCGGATCGTGCGGGAGCGGCGATGGATCGAACGCACAATGAGAGCGATCTCAGGCGCCAACTGGCGGCTTCGGAGGATCTTGCTGCCGACCGCTGGCGACAGGCAATCGACATGTCAGATTCATTCGTGTGCACTCTCCGAGAAATTGGAGCGCAAGCAGAGATGGTGCGATCCTTATCGTCGGACGCGGCGGAGCCGCTCAAGCGGGCAGCGCAAAAGCTTGCCCAGTGCTGCTACCGCGCCCAGACGGAAGCCAGCATGTTCCCGCTCACTGGCAAATCTTCGTCGTCTTCTGCGCAATCCCTGGAAGCGTCCGCAATCGGAAGTCTTACTGAGAGGGAACGTGAGGTGCTGGGACTGCTCGCCCTCGGTCGCACGAACCGCCAGATCGCCGACGAGCTCTATGTCAGCGCTGACGCCGTCAAGTTCCACTGCAGAAACATCTTTCAAAAGCTCAATATCACCAGTCGCCACCAAACCGCCAGCATAGTGGCTAAGCTCAACGCCCGTTCGCCCCGTTGA
- a CDS encoding vWA domain-containing protein, producing MSETPGGQIKGRPLHFIWMCDCSLSMEGQKIEVLNFAIREAIPAMQAIAKLHDEAEILVRVVAFSDSARWHVSQPTRIEDFRWLDLQADGMTAMGEALSLVAAQLDVSKMPARGLPPVLVLISDGMPSDNFEQGLKRLISQGWGAKAVRVAIAIGGDADKAVLSRFASNSEGTVLEAHNSADLVKHIKFASTQVVSNSIRPPSQGGSPKPGSLSSGSAPTAVTAPNLVTSPTATAAPSGGAEDVW from the coding sequence ATGAGCGAGACACCTGGGGGACAGATCAAAGGACGCCCCCTCCATTTCATCTGGATGTGCGACTGCTCGCTGTCGATGGAGGGTCAGAAAATAGAAGTACTCAACTTCGCAATCCGAGAAGCGATCCCAGCGATGCAGGCAATCGCCAAACTGCACGACGAGGCTGAGATATTGGTTCGGGTCGTCGCTTTCTCGGACAGCGCTCGATGGCATGTCTCGCAGCCGACCCGCATCGAAGATTTTCGATGGCTCGATTTGCAAGCGGACGGAATGACGGCAATGGGCGAGGCGCTGTCCTTAGTTGCGGCGCAACTCGATGTCTCCAAAATGCCGGCCCGAGGGCTTCCGCCGGTTCTGGTCCTCATATCCGACGGTATGCCGTCGGATAACTTTGAGCAGGGACTGAAGCGATTGATAAGTCAGGGATGGGGCGCAAAAGCGGTCAGAGTAGCGATTGCAATTGGCGGCGATGCTGACAAAGCAGTTCTGAGTCGATTTGCGAGTAATTCGGAAGGGACCGTCTTAGAAGCACATAATTCCGCTGACTTAGTTAAGCACATTAAGTTTGCTTCAACGCAGGTGGTGTCCAACTCGATAAGGCCACCTAGCCAGGGCGGCAGTCCGAAGCCTGGCTCTCTCAGTTCTGGGAGCGCTCCTACTGCTGTGACTGCGCCGAACCTAGTCACATCACCCACAGCCACCGCTGCACCTTCCGGAGGCGCTGAAGATGTCTGGTAG
- a CDS encoding PP2C family serine/threonine-protein phosphatase, with translation MSGSPIAGNSPSVEPIKIQNSVSSQCENGDFLWRVTGASQIGSAHVRSGLPNQDAIAWSANEEGGSASVYLAVADGHGGNKHFRSGVGSQIAVKTLMDEFSNFLQNCALQISMSSVKRQAEERLPHQIVKGWRSKVNEHLRDNPFVEAEWEQLASKQGASVRKLIEASPMLAYGSTILGVLITPSFILYIQLGDGDILCVSGTGEVSVPLPVDERLMGNETTSLCDQDAWAQFRTRLTPLSDASPEMILISTDGYSNSFPADDADFFKIGSDYHCMANEHGLDYIEEHLPDFLADTSARGSGDDITLGLIKRRSRTGMDALSRRIDRMAKTDDLKKVETAVEKLETHIHEAGADQLDETKRLIKAQAISFHRKANVALALAAISLISIIAICSLVMASSRESTITRAIPTR, from the coding sequence ATGTCTGGTAGCCCCATTGCCGGAAACTCACCGTCTGTCGAACCAATCAAAATTCAGAATTCCGTTTCCTCGCAATGCGAGAATGGAGATTTTCTCTGGAGGGTTACTGGGGCCAGCCAAATCGGTTCCGCGCATGTACGGTCCGGTCTCCCGAACCAAGACGCCATCGCCTGGTCTGCAAACGAGGAGGGCGGATCAGCCTCGGTGTATCTGGCCGTGGCTGACGGCCATGGCGGCAATAAGCATTTCCGCAGCGGCGTCGGGTCACAAATCGCCGTGAAAACCCTTATGGATGAGTTTTCAAATTTCCTTCAAAACTGCGCTTTACAGATCAGTATGTCCTCGGTAAAGCGCCAAGCCGAAGAGCGTCTGCCGCATCAAATTGTCAAAGGATGGCGATCCAAGGTCAATGAACACTTGAGAGACAATCCATTTGTCGAAGCGGAATGGGAGCAACTGGCGAGCAAGCAAGGAGCATCTGTGCGCAAGCTTATAGAAGCATCCCCAATGCTGGCCTATGGGTCGACAATCCTAGGAGTTCTCATCACTCCATCGTTTATCCTTTACATCCAACTCGGCGACGGCGACATCCTCTGTGTCAGTGGAACTGGAGAGGTCAGCGTCCCTCTTCCAGTCGATGAACGGCTAATGGGCAATGAAACGACGTCGCTTTGCGACCAGGACGCCTGGGCGCAGTTTCGCACTCGTCTCACTCCATTGTCTGACGCGTCTCCTGAGATGATCCTAATAAGCACGGACGGATACTCGAATTCGTTTCCCGCCGATGATGCAGACTTCTTTAAAATCGGCTCGGATTATCATTGCATGGCGAATGAGCATGGCCTCGACTACATAGAAGAACATTTGCCTGATTTCTTGGCGGATACATCAGCGCGCGGCAGTGGAGACGATATCACGCTGGGGCTTATCAAGAGGAGAAGTCGGACTGGCATGGATGCCCTTTCGCGACGCATTGATCGAATGGCTAAAACGGATGATCTGAAGAAAGTAGAAACCGCTGTCGAAAAACTAGAAACGCATATTCACGAAGCCGGGGCGGATCAGCTCGATGAAACGAAGCGACTCATCAAAGCCCAAGCGATCAGCTTCCATCGAAAGGCGAATGTTGCCCTCGCACTGGCAGCGATAAGCCTTATTTCTATAATCGCGATCTGTTCCCTTGTAATGGCTTCTTCGCGGGAAAGCACAATAACACGCGCCATTCCAACTCGTTAA